In Asterias rubens chromosome 17, eAstRub1.3, whole genome shotgun sequence, the genomic window TGAATGAGACTGAATTCTGAGAGAACGCCCATACATCCTCTTCATGGATCTcctgaacaaaaaaatcaatttgcTGGGAACTTTACTGCTAGAGGAAATACTCTCCTTTTACTATGATATCACCGGCTCtcataaaatatacaaattattgttttctgtTGTCTGGATTGTTTGACTTGTTTTATTACACCGAAGTAAGACAATCAGTAGCATATTACGCTGCAGGGAGGCACAAGACGGCTTCCCccatcatttaaaaataataacaaaatattaaaaaagggggaaagtaaacaaaaaaaaaacggaaagaTAGAaagtaaaaagaagaaaaattaaaTAGGGACTATAAAAGAATGGGagaagtaaaaaataattaaggGCATTTTGTTACAAAAGCCTAACATTAAAAATTAGGAGTATAGGTTTATTCAATAGAGTTCTTTTAAAGTGTCATTCTATCAAAACTTGCCTAATAATGCCATATTTAATAAAGATTGAGAGTCCTCCCTAGTCTTCAAATATGCACAAAGTCAAAAGCTTCCAGGAACTGAACCAAGTCTAAGTTTAATTTAATACAATATACTCTATAGCATATGCAGAAAGTCGAAAGCTTCCAGGAACTGAACCAAGCCTAAGTTTAATTACGATATAAATATTCTATAGCAAGGAGAGCTTTTTTAAGCcaagctaaaaacaaaaaatcttaaaGAGGGATCAGCTGCCTCACCCTACCCAAGAGCTTTGCCCCTAGACCCATACACGGCTTCCATGGCCAAATACTCATTCTGTACTTGTATTTCCAAGTCTCCCTTGACAACTGCTTGAGTCTCCTAAAGGTTACAGGTAAATAAACTCAAATGTCAAACTTGTTTCACCTGATGTAGTAATTACGATAATGTCTTTGTATTAGATTTCTTTACCTGGGTTGTTTGTGGTCTCACTTTCAATCCCTCAACGGTTTCTGTCATCTCCACATGCATGTGTCCTCTATCTTTGACAAAAGTCATATTCTTATAGGTATCCAACATTTCTGATCTTTGTTTCCTCTCAAGATCCTCAACTCTCTGCGAGACAAACAAAAATGCGGAATAACAAGAAAGAGTTTTTACTTTTCAGAACAGCAtggtattttaaattaaaaacacacaaaaaacaacaaccaactAAGGCATCTTGTCCAACTTTTTAACAAGTgagttttaatttaaagacctggttgaacgaaaatgtcaagtcgtgaactttgctgaatttcatttaaaatgttttcaattataaggaaatcgagtcatacgattataaatagattttaattgtgtaaaaaaaaccaatcattttgaatacccttatccagcgcttttctgataAATTTGCAAAAAGCTCTGTAGCAAACTCCCGCAAACGACGTCAGcgggcattgtcctttgacacGCACCGCCATGTACCTATATGTGACAGGTTCTACATTAATGAGTCGCTTGTCACAAAACCCGCTTTCCAGTACAGGGCTGTTGAATGATGGGAgggtgaaaacaaattaatcttGACATTTTTTTATGTGGTTTTATGCTTCTTTAGGGTctatattttgacattttctgggaaaaaaaacatttgtttttgatcAATAAGGGTGAATaaaacatgtagtttttgttaatCCACTAGACATCAATAGTTGATGTTTTTATGAAACGGGCTGTTTCCCCAGTATGGGTCATATTTTCAGATtgtgacataatttatttttcaaaaggtcattacttttgaaccaaacatcATACAAATGTGTAAGATATGTCAAACTGAAGCTTGTTTGCTCTTTTCAGCTATGTATAAAACCCCAAAAGTCAATTTTCCCCCTTGTGACTCCATTTTGCAGAGCCCATCAGATATTTTCATTATGAAGAATTCCTTAAACGTTCTTTCATAAACAAATTTGGAAAATTTAATTACCTCCTCAGACACCTTGTCATCCTTCCACATATAAACTCGAAAAGCATAACTCCTCAGATCAAAGATATTTCCAAAGGCTCCAACTCTCACACAAATTCCATTACTACCCGATGATGTGCCAAACAATGCAAACCCAGTGAAATGATTGACCAGAAAAATTGCTCTGCCTCCCTCAGCAGACACCAGCTGACCATCAGTGCTGCTATCAAGGGCTTGCCAGGATTCTGAAGACGCTGGAGACATCTTAGCAGTAAAATCCCAGCCAGATGAGTCTGCATGATGAGGAAAAGACAACACCACACTGTCTTCAAATGTGAGACCTGGAGGACCACATTGAACCTCTGGTGACAACTGTTCCTCTTCATCATTGAC contains:
- the LOC117301752 gene encoding netrin receptor UNC5C-like, producing the protein MAPRNESPSHLEEVLNEFNKQTLDICANEKTDMLLQLPYMAVGFFNNRGGILALEKYDVHLYIPHGAIAEGPPQLVYIYVNPDEVDAEKVNDEEEQLSPEVQCGPPGLTFEDSVVLSFPHHADSSGWDFTAKMSPASSESWQALDSSTDGQLVSAEGGRAIFLVNHFTGFALFGTSSGSNGICVRVGAFGNIFDLRSYAFRVYMWKDDKVSEERVEDLERKQRSEMLDTYKNMTFVKDRGHMHVEMTETVEGLKVRPQTTQETQAVVKGDLEIQVQNEYLAMEAVYGSRGKALGRSMKRMYGRSLRIQSHSM